A single region of the Thermoanaerobacterium aotearoense genome encodes:
- the lysS gene encoding lysine--tRNA ligase gives MANTNEVNNNENLNELLKIRRSKLDELRNLGIEPYGIDKFERTNMTSDIKNDYDKFEGKTVTIAGRIMSKRGHGKASFADIQDRDGRIQLYFKMDVLGEKNYEIFKILDIGDIIGVTGEVFKSKTGEVTIRVQDFKLLSKSLQILPDKWHGLKDPDLRYRQRYVDLIINPSVKETFIKRTAIIKAIREFLDNRGFIEVETPILHTIAGGAAARPFITHHNALDIDMYLRIALELHLKRLIVGGLEKVYEMGRVFRNEGMDIRHNPEFTLLELYEAYTDYHGMMDITENLFAYVAEKVNGSKKIIYQGTEIDLTPPWRRLTMIDAIKEFLDIDFDKVSSDEEAVEIAKRHHLEVKDGMKKGDVIALVFDELCESHLIQPTFIIDYPVEISPLAKRKHDNPALTSRFEAFIYGREIANAFSELNDPIDQKERFIEQLKQREAGNDEAHMMDDDFINALEVGMPPTGGLGIGIDRLIMFMTDAYSIRDVILFPTMKPKTDQDETKDDGE, from the coding sequence ATGGCGAATACAAATGAAGTAAACAACAACGAAAACTTAAATGAGCTTCTAAAAATTAGAAGGAGCAAGTTGGACGAGCTTAGAAACTTAGGCATTGAGCCTTATGGCATTGACAAGTTTGAAAGGACTAATATGACGTCTGACATCAAAAATGATTATGACAAATTTGAAGGCAAGACAGTCACTATCGCTGGCCGCATAATGTCCAAAAGAGGACATGGGAAGGCTTCTTTTGCTGACATACAGGATAGAGATGGAAGAATACAGCTTTACTTCAAGATGGATGTTTTGGGTGAAAAGAATTACGAAATATTTAAGATACTTGACATCGGCGATATCATAGGTGTTACAGGTGAAGTGTTTAAGTCAAAGACAGGTGAAGTGACTATAAGGGTTCAGGATTTTAAGCTTCTTTCCAAGTCATTGCAAATACTCCCAGATAAATGGCATGGGCTTAAAGATCCTGATTTAAGGTACAGGCAAAGGTATGTGGATCTCATAATAAATCCAAGCGTAAAGGAAACTTTTATCAAAAGAACTGCAATCATAAAAGCTATTAGGGAATTTTTAGATAATAGAGGTTTTATCGAAGTAGAGACACCTATACTTCATACAATAGCAGGCGGGGCGGCAGCAAGGCCGTTTATTACACACCACAATGCCCTCGATATCGATATGTATTTGAGGATCGCTTTGGAACTTCACTTAAAGAGGCTTATCGTAGGCGGACTGGAAAAAGTGTACGAGATGGGCAGAGTGTTTAGAAATGAAGGCATGGACATAAGGCACAATCCAGAGTTTACCCTTTTGGAATTGTATGAGGCATATACCGATTATCATGGCATGATGGACATAACTGAGAATCTGTTTGCTTATGTAGCTGAAAAGGTAAATGGCAGCAAAAAGATAATATACCAAGGTACTGAGATAGATCTGACACCTCCTTGGAGAAGGCTTACTATGATAGATGCCATAAAAGAATTTTTGGATATCGACTTTGACAAAGTATCCTCAGATGAAGAAGCGGTAGAAATTGCAAAAAGGCATCATCTTGAAGTTAAAGATGGCATGAAGAAGGGTGATGTTATAGCACTGGTGTTTGATGAGCTTTGTGAAAGCCATCTAATTCAGCCTACATTTATAATTGATTACCCTGTTGAAATATCTCCATTGGCTAAGAGAAAACACGACAATCCCGCCCTTACATCAAGGTTTGAGGCCTTTATATACGGCAGAGAAATTGCAAACGCATTTTCAGAGCTAAATGATCCAATTGATCAAAAGGAGAGATTTATAGAGCAGCTTAAGCAGAGGGAAGCTGGAAATGATGAGGCACACATGATGGACGATGACTTCATAAATGCCTTGGAAGTTGGCATGCCTCCTACAGGTGGATTAGGCATTGGAATTGATAGGCTTATCATGTTTATGACGGATGCGTATTCTATAAGGGATGTCATATTGTTCCCTACAATGAAACCAAAGACAGATCAGGATGAAACAAAGGACGATGGTGAATAA
- a CDS encoding Ger(x)C family spore germination protein, which produces MKKVLILFVILSLLLTGCWDKREINELAFVQGIGMDIDKDKMCNITVQVLKPANLATSSGGGGGGAAAGKPYEVYSSRGVDFAKAFSNFNTELSRTLFLQHNEIIFIGENLARSGIYSMLDFITRNPEFRRTSYLVVVSGGTLDDLMKLSKSVEKYPYREILGMIQNQKNTSSAYVCDINHFVETLETEKVQPIVGRLEIVKKDGKPQHARFVGAAAFKYDKMVGLLTEQETKGIMWMDNLIKNTSLVIDKGPKGDKTHISFAIIKANSTITPKVSGEDVSFDVKINFDSNMIEQNSRYNLTDLKMIKGLEDLQQEKVKSEVLDALNAVQKKYKVDSVGFGRKLQEKYPKVWEKLKDRWDDIYPNVKVNVSVKATLKRSGLTSKPIEPR; this is translated from the coding sequence ATGAAAAAAGTTTTGATTTTGTTTGTCATACTGTCATTGCTTCTTACAGGCTGCTGGGACAAAAGGGAGATAAATGAGCTGGCATTTGTGCAAGGTATAGGGATGGATATAGATAAAGATAAGATGTGCAACATCACTGTACAAGTTTTGAAGCCGGCGAATTTAGCTACAAGCTCTGGTGGTGGCGGAGGCGGTGCTGCGGCAGGAAAGCCGTATGAAGTGTACAGTTCAAGAGGTGTAGACTTTGCAAAGGCATTTTCGAATTTCAATACAGAGCTTTCAAGGACGCTTTTTCTCCAGCACAACGAAATAATATTCATAGGTGAAAATTTGGCAAGATCAGGTATTTACAGCATGCTTGACTTTATTACGAGGAATCCTGAGTTTAGAAGGACGTCTTATCTTGTGGTGGTATCCGGAGGAACCCTCGATGACCTTATGAAATTGTCAAAAAGTGTTGAAAAGTACCCTTACCGTGAAATCCTCGGCATGATTCAAAACCAAAAAAACACGTCTTCAGCGTATGTTTGCGATATAAACCATTTTGTAGAGACTTTAGAGACGGAAAAGGTACAGCCTATAGTAGGCAGATTAGAGATTGTAAAGAAAGATGGAAAGCCGCAGCACGCAAGGTTTGTCGGTGCTGCAGCGTTTAAGTACGACAAGATGGTAGGGCTTTTGACAGAGCAAGAAACAAAGGGCATAATGTGGATGGACAACTTGATTAAAAATACATCCCTTGTCATTGATAAAGGACCAAAGGGGGACAAGACTCACATTTCATTTGCCATAATAAAAGCGAATTCTACCATTACACCTAAAGTAAGCGGTGAAGATGTATCTTTTGATGTCAAGATCAATTTTGACTCAAACATGATAGAGCAGAATTCAAGGTACAATCTTACAGATCTTAAGATGATTAAAGGTCTTGAAGATCTGCAGCAAGAGAAGGTAAAAAGCGAAGTCTTGGATGCTTTAAATGCAGTTCAGAAGAAATACAAGGTTGACTCTGTGGGATTTGGGCGGAAGCTTCAAGAAAAATACCCTAAAGTGTGGGAGAAATTGAAGGATAGATGGGATGATATTTATCCAAACGTAAAGGTGAATGTAAGCGTGAAGGCCACACTAAAGAGGTCTGGACTTACTTCAAAGCCAATTGAACCAAGATAA
- the greA gene encoding transcription elongation factor GreA: MGKQVILTYDGLKKLEEELDYLKSVKRPEVAEKIKQARAFGDLSENSEYDEAKNEQAFIEGRIATIEAMLRNAQVIDEEDITIDKVGVGCTVKVYDEDFKEEAEYTIVGSTEADPMNNKISDESPIGKALLGKKVGDTISVEVPAGIIKLKVLEIHK, from the coding sequence ATGGGTAAGCAAGTGATTTTAACTTACGATGGCTTAAAAAAATTAGAAGAGGAGTTAGACTATCTTAAGTCTGTAAAAAGACCTGAAGTGGCTGAAAAAATCAAACAAGCCCGCGCCTTTGGTGACTTAAGCGAAAACTCTGAATACGATGAGGCAAAAAATGAGCAGGCATTTATTGAGGGCAGGATAGCTACAATAGAAGCCATGCTTAGAAACGCTCAAGTCATCGATGAAGAGGATATCACCATCGACAAAGTAGGTGTAGGCTGTACCGTAAAAGTCTACGATGAGGATTTTAAAGAAGAAGCTGAGTACACGATAGTAGGATCGACTGAAGCAGATCCTATGAACAACAAAATATCTGATGAATCACCTATAGGGAAGGCGCTTTTAGGCAAAAAAGTAGGTGATACAATAAGTGTGGAAGTACCAGCAGGCATTATAAAACTCAAAGTTTTAGAAATACACAAATAA
- a CDS encoding DUF896 domain-containing protein produces MITKEMIDRINYLYHKSKNEGLTDEEKIEQSKLRMEYVKEIRERVKQQLDSIKFADEDDCHDDCCHHHHHH; encoded by the coding sequence ATGATTACAAAAGAGATGATAGACAGGATAAATTATCTGTACCATAAATCAAAAAATGAAGGTCTAACAGATGAAGAGAAGATAGAGCAGTCAAAGTTAAGGATGGAGTACGTAAAGGAGATAAGAGAGAGGGTAAAGCAGCAGCTTGACAGCATAAAATTTGCAGATGAGGATGATTGTCACGACGATTGCTGCCATCATCACCATCACCATTAA
- the sfsA gene encoding DNA/RNA nuclease SfsA, which produces MFIENPIVKGRFLERINRFLARVEVDGQIITVHVPNTGRCKELFVPGATVVLEKREGMGRKTPYELEFVYKGKRLISIDSQIPNKVVMDNIVQGKLDEFAGYDVIEKEKTYKNSKFDLKLSKKDEVFFIEVKGVTLEENGVVMFPDAPTERGTKHMVELKSVKEEGMRAAVVFLVQMDDVLYFTPNVKTDIKFASALKDAIESGVEAYAYCCEVKENFIDIKGEVEIKI; this is translated from the coding sequence ATGTTTATAGAAAATCCCATTGTAAAAGGGAGATTTTTGGAGAGAATAAACAGATTTTTAGCTCGTGTAGAGGTAGACGGCCAAATTATAACTGTTCATGTACCTAATACAGGCAGGTGCAAAGAATTATTTGTGCCGGGCGCAACTGTTGTCCTTGAAAAGCGGGAAGGAATGGGAAGAAAAACTCCTTACGAGTTGGAATTCGTCTATAAAGGGAAAAGGCTTATATCTATTGATTCACAGATTCCCAACAAAGTAGTGATGGATAACATTGTGCAGGGCAAATTGGATGAATTTGCAGGATATGATGTTATTGAAAAAGAGAAGACGTATAAAAACAGCAAATTTGATCTTAAGCTTTCTAAAAAAGATGAGGTTTTTTTCATAGAAGTTAAAGGGGTCACCCTTGAGGAAAATGGCGTTGTAATGTTTCCGGATGCACCAACTGAGAGAGGAACAAAACACATGGTAGAGCTTAAAAGCGTTAAAGAAGAAGGCATGAGAGCCGCTGTCGTTTTTCTCGTGCAGATGGATGACGTGCTTTATTTTACGCCAAATGTAAAGACAGATATTAAATTTGCCTCTGCTTTAAAAGATGCTATTGAATCCGGTGTTGAAGCCTACGCATATTGTTGCGAAGTTAAAGAAAACTTTATTGACATTAAAGGTGAAGTCGAAATTAAAATTTAA
- a CDS encoding NAD(P)H-binding protein produces MHKFAFIIHPIEYEDVSRKFKIMNKLPRSVVEGFTKMLPPLKVSEITGVKSKYAETEGYFVAVPLISNQMMSLPEDYVMKKIIKAGKIAENLGAEIVGLGALTSVVGDAGITVAKNLNIAVTTGNSYTIATAIEGTKKAAELMGKDIRDSEVVVIGATGSIGKVCAEILSREAKYMTLVARNKQKLEDFSKYLLEKTGMAARVTSDVKDALKTADIVVTVTSAVDTVIKPEYLKPGAVVCDVARPRDVSKEVADARDDVLVIEGGVVEVPGDVDFHFNFGFPPKTSYACMAETMILAMEGMIENFSLGRDLTVEQVDTIAKLAKKHGFKLGGFRSFERAVSEETIENVRKNAARRLKENRFSAV; encoded by the coding sequence ATGCACAAGTTCGCTTTTATCATACATCCAATTGAATACGAGGACGTAAGCAGAAAGTTTAAGATTATGAATAAATTGCCGCGCAGCGTTGTAGAGGGCTTTACAAAGATGCTGCCGCCTCTTAAAGTATCAGAGATAACGGGTGTAAAAAGCAAATACGCTGAAACGGAAGGCTATTTTGTGGCAGTGCCGCTTATTTCCAATCAGATGATGAGCCTTCCTGAGGATTACGTCATGAAAAAAATTATTAAGGCTGGCAAGATAGCAGAAAATTTAGGTGCTGAAATTGTAGGATTAGGTGCTTTGACGTCTGTAGTTGGTGATGCAGGAATCACCGTAGCAAAAAATCTCAATATTGCTGTAACTACAGGCAACAGCTACACAATCGCTACTGCCATAGAAGGCACAAAAAAAGCTGCTGAGCTAATGGGTAAGGATATAAGGGATTCGGAAGTTGTAGTCATAGGTGCTACTGGTTCCATAGGGAAAGTGTGCGCTGAGATACTTTCCAGAGAAGCCAAGTACATGACATTGGTGGCAAGAAACAAACAGAAATTAGAGGACTTCAGCAAATACCTTTTAGAAAAGACAGGCATGGCTGCAAGAGTCACATCTGACGTAAAAGACGCACTGAAGACTGCAGACATAGTTGTGACTGTCACAAGCGCTGTAGACACCGTTATAAAGCCTGAATACCTAAAGCCGGGTGCTGTCGTATGCGATGTGGCAAGGCCAAGGGACGTATCGAAGGAAGTCGCTGATGCAAGGGATGACGTATTGGTTATAGAAGGCGGTGTCGTGGAAGTGCCTGGGGATGTGGACTTTCACTTCAATTTTGGATTTCCTCCAAAGACGAGTTATGCATGTATGGCAGAGACCATGATACTTGCAATGGAAGGTATGATAGAAAATTTCTCTTTAGGCCGAGACTTGACGGTGGAGCAAGTTGATACGATAGCCAAGTTGGCAAAAAAACACGGCTTTAAGCTTGGAGGATTTAGGAGCTTTGAAAGAGCTGTATCAGAGGAAACTATAGAAAATGTGAGAAAGAACGCAGCAAGGAGATTAAAAGAAAATAGATTTAGTGCTGTATAG
- the queD gene encoding 6-carboxytetrahydropterin synthase QueD: protein MKVTKSFTFDSAHNLTKYNGKCENLHGHTYKLEVTVEGGIDDEGMVIDFAQLKAIVDSEVVKKLDHAYLNDVLGFNTTCENIAMWMWEKLDPLLKSDRFHLFSIRLWETPTSFAEVTIQDFTK, encoded by the coding sequence ATGAAGGTGACAAAGTCATTTACATTTGACAGTGCTCACAATTTGACTAAGTACAATGGAAAGTGTGAAAATCTTCATGGGCACACGTATAAGCTGGAGGTAACGGTGGAAGGCGGTATAGACGATGAAGGAATGGTCATAGATTTTGCTCAGCTTAAAGCTATCGTTGATAGTGAAGTGGTAAAAAAATTGGATCATGCGTACTTAAATGATGTCTTAGGTTTTAACACAACGTGTGAAAATATAGCAATGTGGATGTGGGAAAAATTAGACCCTCTTTTAAAAAGTGATAGATTTCATCTTTTCAGCATAAGGCTGTGGGAAACCCCTACGAGTTTCGCCGAAGTAACCATACAGGACTTTACAAAGTAA
- the folK gene encoding 2-amino-4-hydroxy-6-hydroxymethyldihydropteridine diphosphokinase produces MTDVFLSIGSNIGDREEYLRNALIRLSENSVIIEKVSPIYETEPVGYKDQGKFLNAVVKVKTELKPHELLKVVNSVEKELKRERTVRWGPRTIDIDILLYGDLVVDDDDLKIPHERMWERAFVLIPLNDIAPYMTKDGEKLSCLIEMLPDKEDVKLLKRDWYKVV; encoded by the coding sequence ATGACAGATGTCTTTTTATCAATTGGCTCTAACATCGGTGATAGGGAGGAATACTTGAGAAATGCCCTTATAAGGCTTTCAGAAAATTCTGTCATCATAGAAAAGGTGTCGCCCATCTACGAGACAGAGCCTGTAGGTTATAAGGATCAAGGCAAATTTTTAAATGCTGTAGTAAAGGTAAAAACGGAACTTAAACCGCATGAACTGTTAAAAGTTGTGAATAGTGTGGAAAAAGAGCTTAAAAGAGAGAGAACTGTAAGATGGGGTCCAAGGACGATTGACATAGACATTCTTCTGTACGGCGATTTGGTTGTAGATGATGACGATTTAAAAATACCCCATGAGCGCATGTGGGAAAGAGCTTTTGTGTTGATTCCACTTAATGATATTGCACCTTATATGACGAAAGATGGGGAGAAATTGTCTTGCCTAATAGAGATGCTGCCGGATAAAGAAGACGTCAAACTATTAAAGAGAGATTGGTACAAGGTGGTGTAG
- a CDS encoding spore germination protein, with product MDRTYLVENYKEMDLYDDIDKNIDVLKTLLDKSSDVIFREFRIGEKKVKGFLVCVDGLVDKALINNNIMEPITLESRKLDGNYLSKKNVYESLLNYFITTADLKEVEKFGDVVESILSGDTPVFVDGVDKSIVISTRGWEQRSVAESTTEAVVRGPKEAFVETLRVNTSMLRRRIKNPNFVIESLKIGKYTKTDVAVAYIKDVAKDEVVEEVKKRLSKIDIDGIIDSGYLEEMIEDNPFSPFPQIEHSERPDKIAAELLEGRVAIISDGSPEVLVVPTIFVQFFQSSEDYYERYYISTLFRVLRLAAMLMSLTLPSIYVAAVTYHQEMIPSPLAISIAAQREGVPFTTLMEAFLMEFFFEILREAGIRLPMQVGQAVSIVGALVIGQAAVQAGLVSAATVIVVALTGIASFSIPAFNIAITFRLLRFAMLLVGGTLGFFGIIMALMMILAHLASLESFGVPYLSPIAPSNTRELNDVFIRIPWWAKIFRPHKVAGRNVKRQNYTRS from the coding sequence ATGGACAGAACTTATTTGGTGGAAAATTATAAGGAAATGGACTTGTACGATGATATCGATAAAAATATAGATGTGCTAAAGACGCTATTAGACAAAAGCAGCGATGTGATTTTTAGAGAATTCAGGATAGGAGAAAAAAAGGTAAAAGGCTTTTTGGTGTGTGTGGATGGACTTGTGGATAAGGCGCTTATAAACAACAACATAATGGAGCCTATAACGCTGGAAAGCAGAAAGTTAGACGGCAATTATTTAAGCAAAAAAAACGTCTACGAGTCCCTTTTAAATTACTTCATAACAACGGCAGATCTAAAAGAAGTAGAAAAATTTGGGGATGTGGTAGAAAGCATTTTAAGCGGCGATACGCCTGTTTTTGTTGACGGGGTAGACAAATCCATTGTGATAAGTACGAGAGGTTGGGAGCAGAGAAGTGTAGCTGAGTCTACCACTGAAGCCGTCGTAAGAGGACCAAAAGAGGCTTTTGTGGAGACACTTAGGGTTAATACTTCCATGCTTCGAAGGAGGATAAAAAACCCCAATTTTGTCATAGAATCATTAAAAATCGGGAAGTACACGAAGACGGATGTAGCGGTAGCTTATATCAAAGATGTGGCGAAAGATGAAGTCGTTGAAGAAGTGAAAAAAAGGCTTAGCAAAATCGATATTGATGGAATCATTGACAGCGGGTATCTGGAAGAAATGATAGAGGATAATCCGTTTTCGCCATTTCCACAGATTGAGCATTCAGAGCGGCCAGACAAGATTGCCGCAGAGCTTTTAGAAGGAAGAGTCGCTATCATCTCGGATGGTTCTCCAGAGGTGCTGGTGGTGCCTACAATTTTTGTCCAATTTTTTCAGTCATCTGAGGACTATTACGAAAGGTACTATATATCGACTCTCTTTAGAGTATTGAGGCTTGCGGCTATGCTTATGTCGTTGACGCTGCCGTCTATCTACGTAGCCGCCGTCACGTATCATCAGGAGATGATACCATCACCTCTGGCTATATCTATCGCGGCTCAAAGGGAAGGAGTGCCGTTTACGACTCTGATGGAGGCATTTTTGATGGAATTTTTCTTTGAGATATTGAGGGAGGCAGGAATAAGGCTTCCAATGCAGGTGGGCCAGGCTGTAAGCATCGTAGGCGCTTTAGTCATTGGACAAGCGGCAGTGCAGGCAGGTCTTGTGTCTGCTGCAACGGTAATCGTCGTGGCATTGACAGGAATAGCTTCATTTTCAATACCTGCATTTAATATAGCTATAACATTTAGGCTTTTAAGGTTTGCAATGCTATTAGTCGGAGGTACATTGGGATTTTTCGGCATAATAATGGCGCTTATGATGATACTGGCGCATTTAGCATCGTTGGAATCATTTGGAGTACCTTATTTGTCGCCAATTGCACCTTCCAATACGAGAGAGCTAAATGATGTGTTTATAAGGATACCATGGTGGGCAAAGATATTCAGGCCTCATAAGGTGGCTGGTAGAAATGTAAAGAGGCAGAATTACACAAGAAGTTGA
- the folE gene encoding GTP cyclohydrolase I FolE: MIDKEKIKKAVYDILEAIGEDPKREGLLETPDRVARMYEEIFSGLHENVMDVIKTFKEDEHQEIVIVKDIPMYSMCEHHLLPFMGVAHVAYLPRKGTILGLSKLARIVDILAKKPQLQERLTSEIADTIVKAANPLGVAVVVEAEHLCMTMRGIKKPGAKTVTSALRGLFKTDQRAREEVMLLINGKR; encoded by the coding sequence ATGATAGATAAAGAGAAGATAAAAAAAGCGGTGTACGACATTCTTGAAGCCATAGGTGAAGACCCTAAAAGAGAAGGACTTTTAGAGACGCCCGATAGGGTTGCCAGGATGTACGAAGAAATTTTTTCAGGTCTTCATGAAAATGTGATGGATGTCATAAAGACATTTAAAGAAGACGAGCATCAAGAAATAGTTATAGTAAAAGATATTCCAATGTACTCCATGTGTGAACATCATTTGCTGCCATTTATGGGTGTTGCCCATGTGGCGTATCTTCCGAGAAAAGGCACAATTCTGGGACTTTCAAAGCTCGCTAGAATCGTCGATATTTTGGCCAAAAAGCCTCAACTGCAGGAGAGGCTTACCAGCGAGATCGCTGATACGATTGTAAAAGCCGCAAATCCTTTAGGAGTTGCAGTTGTCGTAGAGGCAGAGCACCTTTGCATGACGATGCGAGGCATAAAAAAACCTGGAGCCAAGACTGTAACGTCTGCGCTTAGGGGACTATTTAAGACAGATCAAAGGGCAAGAGAAGAAGTCATGCTTTTGATAAATGGAAAGCGATGA
- the folP gene encoding dihydropteroate synthase, translating into MAYMLKLRDKELEIGKRTYIMGILNMTPDSFSDGGKYNTLEKGMERALKMMEDGADIIDVGGESSRPGYEPVTAEEELSRINDIVKKLCEVDTIISIDTMKSKVAYECLKNGAHIINDIWGLQRDPDMAKVVADYGAGVVIMHNKEVAEYHDLLQEVISFFEKSIDIALKAGIKKENIMIDPGIGFGKTLEHNLTLMKRLDELKILGLPILLGTSRKSMIGRVLNLDVNERMEGTAATVAVGIVKGADIVRVHDVKEMWRVARMTDAMIR; encoded by the coding sequence ATGGCTTATATGTTAAAATTAAGAGATAAAGAGTTGGAAATTGGAAAGAGAACGTACATAATGGGCATATTGAATATGACGCCTGATTCTTTCTCTGATGGTGGAAAATACAATACTTTGGAGAAGGGCATGGAAAGAGCCTTAAAGATGATGGAAGACGGAGCTGATATAATAGACGTAGGCGGCGAATCTTCAAGGCCTGGATACGAACCTGTGACTGCAGAAGAAGAACTTTCCAGGATAAATGATATAGTCAAGAAGTTGTGTGAAGTAGACACCATAATTTCAATTGATACAATGAAGTCAAAAGTGGCCTACGAGTGCCTTAAAAATGGAGCTCACATCATAAACGACATCTGGGGTTTGCAAAGAGATCCTGATATGGCAAAAGTCGTTGCTGATTATGGTGCTGGCGTGGTGATAATGCACAATAAGGAAGTGGCAGAATACCATGACCTTTTGCAGGAGGTTATAAGTTTCTTTGAGAAAAGCATTGATATTGCTTTAAAAGCAGGCATAAAAAAGGAAAACATAATGATCGATCCCGGAATAGGTTTTGGGAAGACTTTAGAGCACAATCTGACATTGATGAAAAGGCTTGATGAGCTTAAAATATTGGGACTTCCTATATTGCTTGGCACATCAAGAAAATCAATGATAGGGCGTGTCTTAAACCTTGACGTAAATGAAAGAATGGAGGGTACTGCTGCCACAGTTGCGGTTGGAATAGTAAAGGGTGCTGACATCGTCAGAGTGCACGACGTGAAAGAAATGTGGCGAGTAGCCAGGATGACGGATGCGATGATAAGATGA